In Oryza sativa Japonica Group chromosome 8, ASM3414082v1, the sequence GATCACTGGATAATATTAATTCATTTGATATTTGACTTTAGCCACACATTGGTTTAATTAAGCAATTTTGTTATCATCATATCCCCAAGAGTTTCCCCAGGAAGAGAGCCATCCCGGCCTTGTTCCGGTCGACGAGCACCATGGCGTACAGCGGCGACGCCGGCAGCTTGAGCACGCGGTCCCTGCAGTTCTCGACGTCGATGAGCCCGTTCAAATagtcgccggcgaggccgtcgaAGCTGCAGCCGTCGAGCTTGTCCACGACGCTGCCCATGGCGTGCAGCGCCGTCGAGTAGTCCACCGCGCACTCCATGTACGCGTCCCTCTCGTCGCCGGGGAGAGACCTGTTGTTCCTGACCTCGTCGATGGCGGCGCCCATGGTGgcctccgccgacgccgccgcgccgtgcgccgccgcgagcgcgtAGACGGTCACGTCGTGGTCGCTCAACGGGTCCgccacgccggcgagcgcgtcCCTGCACGTGTCGTACATCGCCTGCGTGCCGCTCACGTTGCGGCACGCCGACTCCACCGTCATCGTCGGCGCGCCGGGGCACGTCTTCTCGTCATctccggcgacgccggcgacggcgagggagacGGCGACGAGTAGCCTGAGAGGAAGGGGAATAGTGTTCATGGTGTTCACGACGAAGTACTCCTAGAGAAATATactgaaaagaagaagaaatggtGTACTGAATaaacttggattttttttccaactcTATTTAAGGTGTCCACAGCAATACACCTCATTAGAGAAGATAATAAATACATAAAATATATGTATTAATTACTTCGTCCATTTATGAATAATATATCTGTGTAGAGAGTGAATTAATAAATTTGGCAACCAATTAATGTGAAAATCGAATCATCATAATGGTTACAGAAGAGTCCAGTACTGATTTCTACTTTTGAAATTATTCAAATTGAGAAAATATCCAAATGGCATATATAGCTGGGAAACATGTCATGTGTATTATCTCTGCTATTACTAATTTCCCATTTTGAATTATATaaattactacttcctccatttcatattataagactttctagtattgcccacattcatatgtatatatatgtatgtatgtatatgtatatatgtatatatatgtatgtatgtatatgtatatgtatatatatgtatatgtatatgtatatatgtatatgtatatatgtatgtgtatatgtatatatgtatatatgtatatatgtatatgtatatatgtatgtgtatatatgtatatgtatatatatatatatatatatatatatatatatatatatatatatatatatatatacatatatatatatatatatatatatatatatatatgtatattatatatgtgggtaatgctagaaagtcttataacctgaaacggaggtagtaattggGAATGCCCGTGAGCGTGTCCTTGTACATGTCGTAGATCGCTCGTGTGCCGCTCACCTTGTGGCACGCCGATTCCATGGTCATGGATGGCGTGTTGGGGCACGTCTTCTCAACTACGATGACGCCGGTAACGGTGAGGGAGACGGCGccaacaaaaagaaagaaagggctCCTCTGACTTAAACTAAGAGGACATGGGTCCCTAATAGGTAGAGCTCACTCCACGGACTTACAAGTCAGCGACACATGTCCCTCTCACTTAAGTAAGAGGACCCTCATCCCAACGAAGAGGGGTGGCGAATGGTGTTCATGGTGATCTCCGGTAGTCTGGTCTCGATGAactcttatatatataataatatattgaACGCGGATGCTCTTGGGCTTCCTGCTTTTGGCTGGCCCACTGGTTAAAGCTTCGTTTCTTCTTGAGCAGTTGAGCCCAAGGGAATGTGTGGTTCTCTACACAGATTCGCGCCATCCCTAGAGCTCGAGAAACATGTAACGTGGCGCGAGGCTGCCTACTGTCGCCGTGTGGGGAACCAGACATTGTTTTAAGTCAGATCACATTCACTGGACAACATTCATTTGATGTTTGTGACAGTCATGCAGTTCTCAGAATTTTAACTtctttctttaaactttcaacttttctatcacatcaaacttttctacacacacaaacttctaacttttccgttacatcgttctaatttctttAAACTCAATTTTATagtagaactaaacacaccctcaatCACAtacatattactccctccattcccaaTTGATTATCATATAATCCTTTTAAGGTTATTCTCCatcatatatattaatattcaTACCATAAATCTATTCAATATCTTTGTATAGGAGTAAATGGACATCGACAGGGGTGCCGAAGCTAGAGTGAGATGGAGGGGGTGTTACTTGTTTAATTTACGCTGCTTTATATCAAGTTTAAACTAATACGGGTGTCTAAATTTATATTGAGGGGGTGCATACATAGTGAAAATATGTCAGATATAGCTACATTTTTTTCTTGACCGGGTTCTTGGGCACCCCATCAATACTCTAGCTCCGCCCGTGGACATTGATGTATGCATCTATACTCACAACCCTATACAACCATCATGCAACGTTATTTGGCTAGAAAATAATGAAAATGGTGTGTGTATCGAGTTTGTTATCAGAGTAATTATAGTAATTGTAGGTTGAGagatgtcacgccccgaactagtcccgaccgaaactagcccgtgacgctccaaattaacctgttaatcgataccagtcccaggaaacagtgctggtatcacagggagacagagtatcacagcaacagaggtctctttattatagagtagaagtacagtcatgttgggctgcggacagatcccgagctcacaactgcattacaaaaggaaagcggaa encodes:
- the LOC9271298 gene encoding uncharacterized protein, which codes for MNTIPLPLRLLVAVSLAVAGVAGDDEKTCPGAPTMTVESACRNVSGTQAMYDTCRDALAGVADPLSDHDVTVYALAAAHGAAASAEATMGAAIDEVRNNRSLPGDERDAYMECAVDYSTALHAMGSVVDKLDGCSFDGLAGDYLNGLIDVENCRDRVLKLPASPLYAMVLVDRNKAGMALFLGKLLGI